The DNA sequence GCCGCAGACCCTGATGGTCTGGCAAGTGGCGGTCAACGCCGCCCACCGGGGAGCCGGCCTGGCCGGCCGGATGCTCGATCACCTGGCGACCGCGCAGGTCACTCAGGGTGTTACGCATCTTGAGACCTCGATCACACCGGACAACGACGCCAGCCGACGGCTCTTCAGCGCCTTCGCCCGCCGATGGGACGCGCCACTGGAGTGTTCCGTGCTGTTCGGAGCGGACTTGTTCGCCGAATCTCATCTGGCAGAGGAACTGTTTCGCATCGGACCGCTTCGGGTACACCCACGTCGCCAGTGACGGCGTGGCAAGGTTGAGATCACGAAATGGTCTCGGTAAGGTCACGGGCGCGCAAACGTGAGCCCCGACAGACCTAGTGCGGGGGCATACGAGCGGGGTGGTGGGTCGAGCCGAGATCACCCGCGGCACGAGTTTGATGTCGACCTGTCGTTCCGTTCCGTTGTATGTGACCGACGGACGGAGGAACTATGACGATTTTCGAAACCCTGGAATCCGAAGTACGAAGTTATTGCCGGTCGTGGCCGGTGACGTTCGACCGGGCCAGCGGCTCCCGGATGTGGGACGTCAACGGCAAGGAATACCTGGACTTCTTTGCCGGCGCCGGAGCGCTCAACTACGGCCACAACCACCCCGATCTGAGGGCGCCGCTGCTGGAGTACCTGAGCTCGGATCGAGTGGTGCACAGCCTCGACATGAACACCGTCGCGAAGGCCGAGTTCTTGGAGCGCTTCAGCGACGTGATTCTCAAGCCTCGCGGACTCGACTACAAGGTGCAGTTTCCGGGCCCCACCGGGACCAACGCGGTGGAATCGGCGCTGAAACTGGTGCGCAAGGTCACCGGACGCGAGAGCATCATCAGCTTTACCAACGCTTTTCACGGCATGACGCTGGGTTCGCTGAGTGTCACCGGCAACTCGATGAAGCGCGGCGGTGCCGGGATTCCGCTGGTGCACGCCACCCCGATGCCTTATGACAACTACCTTCACGGCGCTACCCCCGACTTCATCTGGTTCGAGCGACTGCTGCAGGACAGCGGCAGCGGCCTGAACGACCCGGCAGGGGTGATCGTCGAGACTGTTCAGGGCGAAGGCGGAATCAATGTGGCCCGCCTGGAATGGTTGCGCGGCCTATCCGACCTGTGCAAGCGCCACAACCTGCTGCTGATCGTCGATGACGTCCAGATGGGCTGTGGGCGCACCGGGCCGTTCTTCAGCTTCGAGGCGGCTGGCATCGTTCCCGACATTGTCTGCCTGTCCAAGTCGATCAGCGGGTACGGGCTCCCGATGGCATTGACGCTGCTCAAGCCCGAACTGGACGTGTGGGAGCCGGGCGAGCACAACGGCACATTCCGCGGCCAGAACCCGTCGTTCGTGACCGCCGCTGCCGCGCTGAACTTCTGGACCGACAACCGCCTGGAGAAGTCCGTTTTGCGTAAGGGCGAACTGATCGAACAGGCGCTGACCGAAGTGGTGGACCCGATTCCCGGCGTCAGCACCCGGGGCCGTGGGCTGATCCGCGGCGTGGCCTTCGAACGCCCCGAGCTGGCAGGAGCGGTATGCCGCGAAGCCTTCGAGCGAGGCCTGCTGCTGGAGACCTCTGGTCCTGAAAGCGAAGTCGTAAAACTGATGCCGCCCTTGGTCATTGACGATGACGACCTGGCCGAAGGTCTGATGATCGCCGCCAAGTCGATCGAAGCCGTCGCCGCCCGCGAACTCACCGCAACCACCTCAGGAGTCAGCCGATGATCGTCCGTACCCTCGCCGAGATCAAGGGCACAGACCGCGACGTCCAGTCCAAGACGTGGAACAGCCAGCGGCTGTTGCTGGCCCGCGACGGACAGCGGTTCTCGATGCACGAGACGTGCCTGTACGCAGGAACTGAAACGTCGATGTGGTACGCCAACCACGTTGAGGCGGTGTACTGCGTCGGCGGCGAAGGCGAGCTGATCAACGACGAAACCGGCGAGGTGCACCCGCTGCACGACGGCACGCTGTACCTGCTCGACGGCCACGAGCACCACCGGGTCATCGCCCACACCGACCTGCGCATGGTGTGCGTGTTCGACCCGCCGGTCACCGGTCAGGAGGTGCACGACGACACCGGCGCGTATCCCCTGCTCACTGAACAACCACAGGAGACCGCATCGTGACTCCTCCTCTGGCCGAAACCCTCACCGACCGCTACCCCACGCGCAATAACGTCACGATCGGTATCGAACCCCGGCACGACCCGGTGGTCTGGACTGCCGAAGTCAACGGCGGCCCGTTGAGCCCGGACCGTGTCGCGCAGTTCGACGCCGACGGATTTCTGGCCGTCCAAACCCTGGTGGACACCGACGTGGTGGAGGACCTGCGTGACGAACTGGACCGCCTGCGGGCGGACGCCGCGCTGGCCGCCGACGAGCGTTCGATCTGCGAGCGCGACAGCGGCCAGATCCGGTCCATCTTCGAGGTGCACCGGATCAGCCCGGCGTTCGCTGCGCTGGTCGCCGACCCGCGCCTGGTAGGACCGGCCCGTCAGTTGCTCGGATCCGATGTCTACGTGCACCAGAGCCGGGTCAACTTCAAGCCGGGATTCAATGGCCGAGAGTTCTACTGGCACTCCGATTTCGAGACCTGGCACGCCGAAGACGGCATGCCCACCCCGCGCGCGGTCAGCGTCTCGGTGGCCCTGACCGAGAACCTGGACAGCAACGGATCGCTGATGATCATGCCCGGCTCGCACCGTTGGTTCGTGTCTTGCCCGGGCCAGACCCCGCCGGATCACTACCGCTCGTCGCTCAAGCAGCAGGAGATCGGCACGCCCGACGACGCGAGCCTGACCTGGTTGGCCGATCAGCACGGGATTCGTCAGATCACCGGCCCGGCCGGGTCCGCGGTGTTCTTCGACAGCAACTGCATGCACGGCTCGAGCAGCAACATCACGCCGTATGCGCGCTCGAACGTCTTCATTGTCTACAACAGCGTGGAGAACGCTCTGGTGGAGCCGTTCGGCGCTGCCGTTCCGCGACCGACATTCATCGCCAGCCGCGTCTTCGACCCGGTCTAGACCCGGCCGGGAAGGAAAGGGAATGCTGTGGCACGTTTCCTGTCCATCACGCTGACCGGACGAGGGGTGTCTTGCCGGGCGCGACTGCTCGACGAGCAGGCGCCCCTGACCTGCGCGGTGGTCTGGGAGGCGTTACCCGTCGCAGGCCAGGCCTTTCACGGCAAGTACGCCCGCAACGAGGTCTACACGCTGTTGCCGCCGTTGGGCACACCGGGCCGGGAGAACACCACGGTCACGCCGATCCCCGGCGACGTCTGCTTCTTCGACTTCGACGCCGGTGACATCGGAAACCCCGCCTACGGCTATGACAAGGACGGCCAAGCGAATTCACCGCTGGGCGCCACCGACTTGGCGATCTTCTACGGCCGCAACAACCTGCTGATCAACGGCGATGTCGGGTGGGTGCCCGGCAATGTTTTCGCCACGATCGAGGACGGCCTGACCGAGATGGCCGCCGCATGCAACGACTTGTGGATGGCCGGCGCGGTCGGCGAACAATTGGCCTTCACAAGGGCTTGATCGCCGAGCAGACGCAAAATCGTCCAAAACAGGCGAGTTTTGCGGGATTTTGCGTCTGCTCGCCGTCAGGAGCCCAGCACCCGCTCGGCGAACAGACCGGCCGCCAACACCAGATCGTCGCTGTGCCGGGGCCCGACGATCTGCATGCCGATCGGCAACCCCTCCGATGTGGTGCCGATCGGGATGCTCAGCGCCGGCTGTTGAGTCATGTTGAACGGGTAGGTGAAAGGCGTCCACTGCGCCCACCACCGCATATCGGATTCGACCGGCACGTCGTGGCCGGCGGTGAAGGCCGCAATCGGCAGGGTCGGCGTGATCAGCAGGTTGTGCCGTTCGTGGAAGCGCCCCATGGCCACTCCCAGATCCACACTGACCTGGCGGGCCGCCAGATAGTCGACGCCGGACACCGCCGTCCCCCGATCCCACATGTCCGCCAGCCCGGGGTCGACGAGCCCGCGGTCGCTTTCCCGGCCACGCAGGCTGCCCGCCGCCCCGGTTGCCCACAGCACCTCGAACGCGTCGATCGGATCGGCGAAGCCGGGATCGGCCGCCAAGACGTTCAATCCCGCGTCGGCCAGCGCCTTTACCGCCTCGGCCACCGCGGATTCGATCTGCGGGTCGACGTCGACATATCCCAGAGTCGGCGAATACGCGACGTCGAGACCGACCACGTCGCGCCGGACCTCGCCGCGGTAGGTCGTCAAAGTCGCCGGCAACGATGTGGGGTCACGAAAGTCCGGCAGCGCGATGATGTCCATCAGCACCGCAGCGTCTTCGACGGTCCGGGTTATCGGGCCGGCGTGCGCCAGCGGCCCGAACGGGCTGATCGGATACATCGGCACTCGGCCATGAGTGGGCTTGAAGCCGACCACACCGCAGAAGCTTGCGGGAATCCGGATACTGCCACCACCGTCGGTGCCGATAGCCAAGGGCACCATTCCGGCGGCGACCGCGGCGGCGCTGCCGCCCGAGGAGCCACCCGCGGTGCGACTGGTGTCAACGGGGTTGCGGGTGATGCCGGTGCGCGGGCTGTCGGTGACGCCTTTCCACGCCAGTTCCGGGGTGGTCGTCTTACCGAGCAGCACCATGCCGTCGTCGCGGATCTTGTCCACCGCCGGGCTGTCGTCGGGCCACGGCCCCGCCGCGTCGGCAAGCAGCGATCCCCGCAAAGTCGGCCAACCGGCCGTATGAAAGACGTCTTTGATCGCGATCGGCACCCCGTCGAGCAGGCCCTTGGTGTAGTTGCCACCCCAGCGGACTTCGGACTTACGGGCCTCCGACAGCGCAGTCTCTTCGTCGACCAGGCAGAAGGCGTTGACCTCGCCGTCGCGTTCACTGATGGCCGCGATCGCGGCCGCGGTGGCTTCCACCGGGGAAAGCTCGCCGGAGGTATAGGCGGCAACCAGTTGCAGGGCGGTCAGTTCGGTCGGCTCGGTCATCTCAGCCCCCTCAGCCAGTTCCACTGGATGCGTACCGGGTCATCTGCTTGTCAACGACGTTGTGCAGTGGCTGCCCAGCGACATATCGCCTGAAGTTGGCGATGAACTGTTGCTGCAACAGATTCCGCCAACCCCGGATGTCACCGCTGTTATGCGGCGTCAGGCTGACGTTGGGCGCACTCCACAGCGGATGATCGGCCGGAAGCGGCTCTGGGTCGACGACATCGAGGGCCGCGCCCGCAATGACGCCGGACTGCAGCGCCGCCACCAGAGCGCCGGTGTCCACCAGCTCGCCACGCCCCACGTTGATCAGTCGCGCAGTCGGCCGCATCGCGTCAAGAACGCCGGCATCGACCATGCTCCGGGTCTGCGGTGTCAATGGCGCGGCCAGCACCACATAGTCGGCATCGGCGACTGCGGCGAGCACGTCGGTGGTGATCGAGCCGAAGTCGGGATCCTCGCGGGCACAGCGGCCGACGCCTTGCACCGACATACCAACGGCCCGCAGCAACCGGGCGGTAGCCCGCCCGACAGGCCCCGGCCCGACGATCGTGACCGAGGCACCGGCAATCGGCTCGCTGTCGAAGTGCTCCCACCGGTGGGCACGCTGAGCTTCCCCGGAGCGCCGGAAGTCCTTGGCGAAGGCCAGGATCTGCCCCAGCACATACTCGGCAATGGGTTCCTCGAAGATGCCGCGCGAATTGGTGACCACGACATCGCTGTCGATCATCCCAGGGAACAGCACGGCGTCCACACCGATCGCGGCGACTTGGACCCAGCGCAACGCCTCGGCAGAAGGCCACACCGATTCCAGTGCAGGAGAAGAGAAGTCATATAAGAACAGCACGTCGGCACCGACAATCCCGTCGGCCAGCCGCGACGACGGAACCATGCGCAGCTCCGCGTCTGCGCTGATCGAATCGAGTTGGGCGGGAACCGACTCACCGTGCTGGACGGTCACCACCGGCCGCGCGTCCACATTGACACCGTAAAAACAGATCGTATGATTGTCAACAATCCAGGGCTGGCCTGGGGGTGGAACGTCGGTATGGGGAAACCCATGGATCTGTCCCAGTTTCCGGAGTTGCCGGACTTCGACGGGCCGGTCGATCAACGCGGTGTCGGCATCATCGCGCCGTTCGATCTGGCTATCGAACGCGAACTGTGGCGCTGGATCCCCGCCGAGGTGACGCTGCACCTGGCCCGCACTCACTACGAACCGGTCCCGGTCAGCCGGGCCATGGCGGAGCTGGTTTCTGACACCAACCACCTACAGGCGGCGACCCGAGACGTTCTACACGTCGAACCGGAAGTGGTTGCCTATCTGTGCTCGTCGGGCAGCTTCATCCACGGCGTCGAGTATGAGAAGACCTTGGTCTCTGCGATCGAAGCCGCCGGCGCCAAGATGGCGGTCACCACGTCGGGAGCACTGGCCGAAGCGATTATCGCGCTGGATATCGCACGGATCAGCGTGCTGACCCCCTACGACGAGGAGCTGACCGACCTGCTGCGCGTGTTCTTGAATCAGCTCGGGGTGTCTGTGCTGCACTCGGATCACCTGGGACTGGGCGGGGGCATCTGGAAAGTCAACTACCGCACCGTGGCCGAACGGATCTTGGCTGCGGATCGCCCAGAGTCGCAGGCCGTCTTCGTCAGCTGCACCAACCTGCGTACCTACGACATCATCGCGCCGCTAGAGCAGATGCTAGGCAAGCCGATCCTCACGGCCAACCAACTCACGATGTGGGCATGCCTGGGCCGGATGGACCTGCCGATGATGGGCCCAGGCCGATGGCTCCGCGACGTCTTCACCGGAGCCCCGCAATGACCGCCGCGCAACCCACCGTCGGGTTCATCTATCCCGACCACGCCGCCGAGTCCGACTACCCGCGCGCCGCCCGTCTGCTGGACGTGCACCTGCCCGTGGTGCACATCTACGGCACCGACCTGCATGCCCTACCAGAGCTGATGGATCTCGGCAGCCCAGACAAACTCGCCCGCGGTGCGGCATTGCTGGCACCGCAACGGCCCGCCGCGGTGATCTGGGCGTGCACATCGGGCAGCTTCGTGTTTGGACCTACGGGCGCGGCCGAGCAGGTCGAGCGGCTGGCAGCGGAAGCCGGTGTTCCCGCATCGAGCACCTCGTTCGCGTTCGTGCATGCGCTAGCCGCGCTCGGTTGCCGCCACGTTGCGGTCGCGGCCAGCTATCCGCGCGACATCGCTCAGCTGTTCGTGGACTTCGTTGCCGCCCAGGGCGTCACCGTCGAAGCCATGGGCGATGCCGGCATCCCCACGGCCGCTCAGGTGGGCCGGTTGACGCCAAGTCAGGTCCGGGAGTTGGCGCTGCGCAATGATTCTCCCCGGGCAGACGCACTGTTGATTCCCGACACCGCCATGCACACCGTCGATCAGGTCGACGAACTCGAGGAACTGCTCGGCAAGCCGGTACTGACAGCCAATGTGGTGACGGTGTGGGAAGGTTTGCGCATCGCCGGGATCACCCGGCGGACCGCCGGGCTGGGCGCATTGTTCGAGGATGGGCGATGACAATCTCACACGATGCCGGGTTCGAGCCACTGAGCCGGGCCTCGACGGCCGAGCTGATCGCCGAACGACTGCGGGAGGCGATCACCCGTGGCCGGCTGTTGCCGGGTCAGCAACTCGGCGAAGCGAGTCTGGCCGCGCAGTTTGCGGTGTCGCGTGGGCCGGTGCGTGAGGCGATGCAGCGGCTGGTGGCCGAAGGGTTGCTGCGTAGCGAACGCAACCGGGGCATCTTCGTCGTCGAGCTCACCGATGACGACGTCCGCGACGTGTATCAGGCCCGCAAAGCCATCGAACGCGCCGCGGTGATCGAAGTGCTCGGCGGTGACCCCCGCGGCGCGGCGGCGCGATTGCGTGGCCCGGTGGAGGCCCTGCGGGTGGCCGCCGCCCAAGGCGACGGCACCGCGGCGGCCGACGCCGACCAGGCGTTCCATGAGGTGCTGGTCGAGTGTGCCGGCAGTCCACGACTGCACCGCGCGATGCGGACCCTGCTTTCGGAAACTCGCATCCTGCTCGGCGAACTCGAAGAGGCCTACCCCGACCTGCGCGAACAAGTTGCCGAACATGTCGTGCTGCGCAAGGCGATCGGCGCCGGAGATGAAAACCTGGCGATTCGACTGATCGATGAGCACATGGACGATGCGGTACGTCGCCTCTTGGCGCGGCGGGCGCAGCTGCTCTTGGCCCCGTCGTAGCGCCTAGCCGATCTGGTCGCCGATCTCGTTGGCCGCCTCGACCAGCACAGCTGCCACCGCCCGGTACTGCGAACTGCTCAGACGGTGAACGGGCGCTGCGGCATTGAGCGCCAGCAGCACGCCCGGCGCACGCGTGGGAATCGGCACCGCGACCGAGGCAACGCCGTCCTCACTTCCCTCCCGGTTCACCGCGTAGCCCTGCCGTCGAATCCGACCGAGCTCGCGTTGCAGCTCCGTGCGGGTGCTCACCGAATATTTCGTCACACGCTGCAGCTCTTCGTCGGGATACAGCCGGGCGATGTCGGCATCAGACAGGCGCGCCAGTAACGCCTTGCCGGTCGATGTGCAGTGCGCAGGCATGGCGCGTCCCAGGCGTGAGGCGACCCGCACCGCGGCCTGCGCCTCGGCGGCTGCGATGAAGCGAACGGTGGCGCCCTCAAGTACGCCCAGATGCACCGACTCGTTGAGGCGGTCGCTGAGACGCAGCAGCACCGGCTTTGCCGCACCCTCGATATCGATGCGGTTGAACACCGAAAACGCCACGCTCATCAGCGCCGGTCCCGGGTGATACGCCTTGGACGCCGGATCCTGGCGCACGAAGCCCCGATACTGCAGCATCGCCAACAGACGGTGAGCGGTGGAGGATGCGACGCCCAAGTGATTCGCCGCGTCGGTCAAACGGATCTGCGGCTGCTCCCCCAGTAACAGCAGAAGCTTCAGCGCCCTATCCACCGATCCGATCGGATACTGCGGCACACCCCGATCCAGGGCCGCGTCGCCGGGTGGCCAAATAGGCTCGTTGTTCTGCATACCAGAGACACTACTCAACGTTGTTGACCTTTGAGCCCTGATCCTGGCAGAGTTTTTTCACGCCCCGGGGATTTTCTCTGCATACCAGATATCGTGGGCCTTCAAGACTGGAGACGCATCGATGAGTGATCACCGGCATGTCCTCGATGAGGTCCGGCGGGGAATGATCCCAGCGCACATCTACAACGACGCCGAAATATTCGAACTCGAGAAGGAGCGGCTCTTCCGTCGCGCCTGGATGTTCGTCGCGCATGAGTCGGAGATCCCCCAAGACGGCGACTACGTCGTGCGACGCCTGCTCAACGATTCCTTCATCATTGCGCGGGACTCCAAGGGCGACGTGCGGGCCATGTTCAACATGTGCCTGCATCGCGGGATGCAGATCTGTCGCGCCGAGATGGGCAATGCCTCCAATTTCCGGTGCCCCTACCACGGCTGGTCGTATCGCAACGACGGGCGCATCACCGGCCTGCCGTTCCACCAAGAGGCCTATGGCGGCGAGGCCGGATTTTCCAAGCGAGGCCAGACGCTCTTGCCGGCACCGAGCCTCGCCAGTTACAACGGTCTGATCTTCATCAGCCTCGACCCGCAGGCTCCCCCGCTCGACGAGTTTCTTGGCGACTTCAAGTTCTATCTCGACTTCTACACCAAGCAGAGCCGCAGCGGTCTTGAGGTGCGCGGCCCGCAACGGTGGCGTATCAAAGCGAATTGGAAGATCGGCGTCGAGAACTTCGCCGGGGACATGTATCACACCCCGCATACCCACGCCTCTGTCGTTGATATCGGGCTGTTTCGTGAACCGAAGGCGCAGAAGCGCAAAGACGGTGCGACGTACTGGGCGACTTGCGGCGGCGGTACGACCTACAAGCTGCCGCCCGGCAACTTTGAGGAACGGATGCGCTACGTCGGCTACCCCGACGACATGGTGGGGCGAATCAGGGACGTGTGGTCCGCCGACCACCAGCGCATGGTCGCCGACGACGGCTTCATGATCTCGGCGGCATCGTGCTTTCCCAACATGAGCCTGGTTCACAACTGGCCGAAGATTCAAGACAGCGAAGATGTGTTGCCGTTCATATCGATTCGCACCTGGCAGCCGATCAGTGCGAACGAAACCGAGGTGT is a window from the Mycobacterium sp. SVM_VP21 genome containing:
- a CDS encoding Asp/Glu/hydantoin racemase, yielding MDLSQFPELPDFDGPVDQRGVGIIAPFDLAIERELWRWIPAEVTLHLARTHYEPVPVSRAMAELVSDTNHLQAATRDVLHVEPEVVAYLCSSGSFIHGVEYEKTLVSAIEAAGAKMAVTTSGALAEAIIALDIARISVLTPYDEELTDLLRVFLNQLGVSVLHSDHLGLGGGIWKVNYRTVAERILAADRPESQAVFVSCTNLRTYDIIAPLEQMLGKPILTANQLTMWACLGRMDLPMMGPGRWLRDVFTGAPQ
- a CDS encoding D-2-hydroxyacid dehydrogenase: MDARPVVTVQHGESVPAQLDSISADAELRMVPSSRLADGIVGADVLFLYDFSSPALESVWPSAEALRWVQVAAIGVDAVLFPGMIDSDVVVTNSRGIFEEPIAEYVLGQILAFAKDFRRSGEAQRAHRWEHFDSEPIAGASVTIVGPGPVGRATARLLRAVGMSVQGVGRCAREDPDFGSITTDVLAAVADADYVVLAAPLTPQTRSMVDAGVLDAMRPTARLINVGRGELVDTGALVAALQSGVIAGAALDVVDPEPLPADHPLWSAPNVSLTPHNSGDIRGWRNLLQQQFIANFRRYVAGQPLHNVVDKQMTRYASSGTG
- a CDS encoding aromatic ring-hydroxylating dioxygenase subunit alpha; protein product: MSDHRHVLDEVRRGMIPAHIYNDAEIFELEKERLFRRAWMFVAHESEIPQDGDYVVRRLLNDSFIIARDSKGDVRAMFNMCLHRGMQICRAEMGNASNFRCPYHGWSYRNDGRITGLPFHQEAYGGEAGFSKRGQTLLPAPSLASYNGLIFISLDPQAPPLDEFLGDFKFYLDFYTKQSRSGLEVRGPQRWRIKANWKIGVENFAGDMYHTPHTHASVVDIGLFREPKAQKRKDGATYWATCGGGTTYKLPPGNFEERMRYVGYPDDMVGRIRDVWSADHQRMVADDGFMISAASCFPNMSLVHNWPKIQDSEDVLPFISIRTWQPISANETEVYSWFAVDAAAPEQFKKDSYKAYLMCFGSTGMFEQDDVENWVSLTNTAAGSMARQLLLNGRMGLLADDSPVVDALPPELFHGPGTAQVGYNENNQRAILRMWADHLQMAPVTMDTASMGKQRDGITPLVQTNGTSACEEARV
- a CDS encoding GntR family transcriptional regulator; the encoded protein is MTISHDAGFEPLSRASTAELIAERLREAITRGRLLPGQQLGEASLAAQFAVSRGPVREAMQRLVAEGLLRSERNRGIFVVELTDDDVRDVYQARKAIERAAVIEVLGGDPRGAAARLRGPVEALRVAAAQGDGTAAADADQAFHEVLVECAGSPRLHRAMRTLLSETRILLGELEEAYPDLREQVAEHVVLRKAIGAGDENLAIRLIDEHMDDAVRRLLARRAQLLLAPS
- a CDS encoding DUF3830 family protein produces the protein MARFLSITLTGRGVSCRARLLDEQAPLTCAVVWEALPVAGQAFHGKYARNEVYTLLPPLGTPGRENTTVTPIPGDVCFFDFDAGDIGNPAYGYDKDGQANSPLGATDLAIFYGRNNLLINGDVGWVPGNVFATIEDGLTEMAAACNDLWMAGAVGEQLAFTRA
- the thpD gene encoding ectoine hydroxylase codes for the protein MTPPLAETLTDRYPTRNNVTIGIEPRHDPVVWTAEVNGGPLSPDRVAQFDADGFLAVQTLVDTDVVEDLRDELDRLRADAALAADERSICERDSGQIRSIFEVHRISPAFAALVADPRLVGPARQLLGSDVYVHQSRVNFKPGFNGREFYWHSDFETWHAEDGMPTPRAVSVSVALTENLDSNGSLMIMPGSHRWFVSCPGQTPPDHYRSSLKQQEIGTPDDASLTWLADQHGIRQITGPAGSAVFFDSNCMHGSSSNITPYARSNVFIVYNSVENALVEPFGAAVPRPTFIASRVFDPV
- a CDS encoding ectoine synthase, whose amino-acid sequence is MIVRTLAEIKGTDRDVQSKTWNSQRLLLARDGQRFSMHETCLYAGTETSMWYANHVEAVYCVGGEGELINDETGEVHPLHDGTLYLLDGHEHHRVIAHTDLRMVCVFDPPVTGQEVHDDTGAYPLLTEQPQETAS
- a CDS encoding maleate cis-trans isomerase yields the protein MTAAQPTVGFIYPDHAAESDYPRAARLLDVHLPVVHIYGTDLHALPELMDLGSPDKLARGAALLAPQRPAAVIWACTSGSFVFGPTGAAEQVERLAAEAGVPASSTSFAFVHALAALGCRHVAVAASYPRDIAQLFVDFVAAQGVTVEAMGDAGIPTAAQVGRLTPSQVRELALRNDSPRADALLIPDTAMHTVDQVDELEELLGKPVLTANVVTVWEGLRIAGITRRTAGLGALFEDGR
- a CDS encoding amidase, with translation MTEPTELTALQLVAAYTSGELSPVEATAAAIAAISERDGEVNAFCLVDEETALSEARKSEVRWGGNYTKGLLDGVPIAIKDVFHTAGWPTLRGSLLADAAGPWPDDSPAVDKIRDDGMVLLGKTTTPELAWKGVTDSPRTGITRNPVDTSRTAGGSSGGSAAAVAAGMVPLAIGTDGGGSIRIPASFCGVVGFKPTHGRVPMYPISPFGPLAHAGPITRTVEDAAVLMDIIALPDFRDPTSLPATLTTYRGEVRRDVVGLDVAYSPTLGYVDVDPQIESAVAEAVKALADAGLNVLAADPGFADPIDAFEVLWATGAAGSLRGRESDRGLVDPGLADMWDRGTAVSGVDYLAARQVSVDLGVAMGRFHERHNLLITPTLPIAAFTAGHDVPVESDMRWWAQWTPFTYPFNMTQQPALSIPIGTTSEGLPIGMQIVGPRHSDDLVLAAGLFAERVLGS
- the ectA gene encoding diaminobutyrate acetyltransferase codes for the protein MAVDSATLDVNSPYAYLLWCRDFASTSVVAEVDGGPGGSARLDAGEAKLGPPHKLGGSARLDAGEAKLGPPHELGGFVTGYRRPEQPQTLMVWQVAVNAAHRGAGLAGRMLDHLATAQVTQGVTHLETSITPDNDASRRLFSAFARRWDAPLECSVLFGADLFAESHLAEELFRIGPLRVHPRRQ
- a CDS encoding IclR family transcriptional regulator — translated: MQNNEPIWPPGDAALDRGVPQYPIGSVDRALKLLLLLGEQPQIRLTDAANHLGVASSTAHRLLAMLQYRGFVRQDPASKAYHPGPALMSVAFSVFNRIDIEGAAKPVLLRLSDRLNESVHLGVLEGATVRFIAAAEAQAAVRVASRLGRAMPAHCTSTGKALLARLSDADIARLYPDEELQRVTKYSVSTRTELQRELGRIRRQGYAVNREGSEDGVASVAVPIPTRAPGVLLALNAAAPVHRLSSSQYRAVAAVLVEAANEIGDQIG
- the ectB gene encoding diaminobutyrate--2-oxoglutarate transaminase, with product MTIFETLESEVRSYCRSWPVTFDRASGSRMWDVNGKEYLDFFAGAGALNYGHNHPDLRAPLLEYLSSDRVVHSLDMNTVAKAEFLERFSDVILKPRGLDYKVQFPGPTGTNAVESALKLVRKVTGRESIISFTNAFHGMTLGSLSVTGNSMKRGGAGIPLVHATPMPYDNYLHGATPDFIWFERLLQDSGSGLNDPAGVIVETVQGEGGINVARLEWLRGLSDLCKRHNLLLIVDDVQMGCGRTGPFFSFEAAGIVPDIVCLSKSISGYGLPMALTLLKPELDVWEPGEHNGTFRGQNPSFVTAAAALNFWTDNRLEKSVLRKGELIEQALTEVVDPIPGVSTRGRGLIRGVAFERPELAGAVCREAFERGLLLETSGPESEVVKLMPPLVIDDDDLAEGLMIAAKSIEAVAARELTATTSGVSR